The following are encoded together in the Lathyrus oleraceus cultivar Zhongwan6 chromosome 3, CAAS_Psat_ZW6_1.0, whole genome shotgun sequence genome:
- the LOC127129402 gene encoding LOB domain-containing protein 24 yields the protein MIYGRCAACKNQRRRCPPDCIFSPYFPPNDPQRFAFVHRIYGASNVGKKLQQLPHYVRGEAANNLYLEAKCRIQDPVYGCVGIISKLYQQIHDAEIELAKIQTQIAFHKLQNPHFEAEKSNLNLLPPQSNNMEQFQWPSQATKWFN from the exons ATGATTTATGGTAGGTGTGCAGCTTGCAAGAATCAAAGAAGAAGATGCCCACCTGATTGCATTTTCTCTCCATATTTTCCTCCCAATGATCCTCAAAGATTTGCATTTGTTCATAGAATCTATGGTGCTAGCAATGTTGGAAAAAAACTTCAG CAATTGCCCCATTATGTAAGAGGAGAAGCTGCAAATAATTTATATTTAGAAGCAAAATGTAGAATTCAAGATCCTGTTTATGGATGTGTTGGGATTATTTCTAAATTGTATCAACAAATTCATGATGCAGAAATTGAGTTGGCCAAAATTCAGACTCAGATTGCTTTTCATAAACTCCAAAATCCACATTTTGAAGCTGAAAAATCAAACTTAAATCTTTTGCCACCTCAGAGTAACAACATGGAGCAGTTTCAATGGCCTAGTCAAGCTACTAAATGGTTCAATTAA